The DNA region CAGGGTAGGAatcaaacccagtgctctttccacaagCCAGGgctgcttgcttttccaaatcaagTTGAAGCTCCCCCTCCTCTATTCCCAGGGAAGATGAGGGAGCCAGCTCACCGTCAGCAAGTACTCCACAGCCCGATGGGGGTTGTTGTAACTGGCCCTCAGAGCAGCCACCACCCGCTCACGTTCATAGCCCATGGACATGATTTCTGTCAGCATTGTCTCATACTCGGAGCCTGTCActgaagggagggacagagaaggaaggCTCTGGGGTGACCAGGCCTGCCTCCAGCCCACTTCCCTCAGCCAGGAGCCTTTCCTCCTTTTACCCATCCCCCTGCCCCAGGGCCCTCTCTGGTGCCCCACCACCCAGCCACCCACCTAGTGTAGAGGCTGCGTCCTCCTCCTGCCCGCTGCTCCctgaagagggaagagagctGTAGAGTTGACagaaacatttttatcaatgacttggatgaaaccACCGAATGCAAGCTTGTCAAATTTGTGGAAGATGCCAAGTCGGGAGAGAGTGAGCTAAAAGGCTGGATAATAGAGTCAGAATCTAAAAAGAGCTTGGCTAGAATCGAGGACCAAATTGAATAAGGTCAAGTTTAATAGGGATTGATGTTAAATtgtatacttgggttcaaaacttCAGCTGCTTAGACAGCACAGTGCCCATGGTGATAATCTGGAAGTCGTCACAGACTACAAACTCAACAGAATTCTGCCATGTGACAAAGCGGCCAAAAAAGGAAAGGCTGCTAAGAGAGTCATGCCGTTTAAAGAAGGAAGGCTAAAGTTCTGCTCTATTCCGCCCTGATCAAACCACTTGAGAGGCGAGCAGGTCAGTGAGAGGATGGGAGAATGGACTGTGAGgctcagctgaaggaactgagcAAGTTTGGGGTAGAAAAGAGGTTGTCCCATGGAGGACTACTTCTGCTTGATCTAAGGACGGACATAAGAGCAACGAGAAATTGCTAAGAAGCAGATTGAGGCTTAatgtaagaaaaaacttcctatcaAGGAGAGCTGTCCCAGGGCAGCATGAGGCTGCTTTGGGAGGCGGTGAGCTCCCCTTCACTGGGAGTCTTCAGGAGAAGCCAGGCTACCATGGGTCGGAGGTGTTGTTGGAAAGGACTCTTGATTGGGAACCGGCTGGactcagatggcctctgaggtcctgtccCAACATTCAGACTCTGTGCCCTCTGATTCGGGTTCCTCACAAGGCTGCTCACCTCCCTCTCGCCTTCAATCTCTCCACCATCCTAGGGCCCCTGGGTCTTTCTGGGAAGGGGGACAGAAGACAACAAACTCAGGGAAGCATGGGAGCAGTCTCGTATATGTGAGACTTGGATGAGATTCGTTCTGCTGGGCTCCGAAGGGTAAAACTTGGATCATacgagctgaaagggactttggaagccatctagttaacacactcattttacagatgaggaaaccgagcccCAGGGAATGTTAAGTAACATGTGCAAGTTCACACAACATAAAGTGTCACccttgggacttgaacccagatcctcagcCGCCGAGCCTGTGCACTGAGTGGAACGGGTACAAGTTGCAGACAGGCAGATTTTGACTCAATTTTAGGAAAAACTTGAAATGGGCTACCTCAGGATTTAGTTCTCTATtattggaaaccttaaagcagaGGCTGTATGACAAAGTGACCAGGAATGACACAGAAAGAaccagtcatttaacccctttaaGCCTTGGTTGCCttgtttttaaatgaaggaattggaaatgctgccctctgaggtctctttccaaTACAGAGATCCTGGGAAAGCATGAGTAGCCCAGAGCTTAAGAGTCCCACAACCCCACCCTGGGAAGCCCTTACCCAGGCCCAGCCTCTGGAGGTGTCGCAGCAGCTGACTCTTCTGTGGgcttcttctcctcactggaggCTGGCGGGGGTAGGGGCATGGCAACAATGGCGGGAGCTGGTGGGGCAGGTGTGGAGGGCTCCGAGGTGTTGGCGGCAGCAGCAGGGGCAGAGGGCTCCGGAGGCGCCGAAGTGGCAAGCCCAGCTTTGGCCTGGGAGGGCCAAAGAGAAAATACGTCAGATCCTTGTTTTTATCAGCCCCAACACAGCTGGGGGACCAGACCCCACCCTGACCAGGCCTAATCTATCTAGGACACAGTTGGTGACACCCCACATTTGGAACGTCTTCTAGTCTCCTTCCCGCTACCCCAGGATCCTACGTGTCCTTGCCTTCGTCACCATGACGACCACAAAGTTTTTCTCATCAATCTTATAGTCTCTGATAGGGACATCGTCACTGAGGATCTTTCCTGCATAGATAAGCTTCTGTCCAGACACAGGGAAAGCATCACGACCCTTCTCTGCCTCAATCTTCTCCTTGAGCACCTTTACCTGAGAAGGAAATAATTGAATTTGGGCCAGGAAAGACACTTAGAAAAAGAATCCAACCCCcttcttttatagataaggaaactgaggctcaaaacaaAGTATGTGCCTAAGGGTTACACAGTGAGAGCCAGGAGATCAGGGAGTAGAGGGAAGGGTAGAACCTTATAGATGGGGACCACAGGGGGAAAGGGGAACAGATGCCAACATGGAAAGTAGCCAGGCAACGAGTCGCAAGCTCTGATTTCTCATCCCAGCTCTCACTCACGGTGTGAATCTAAGAaggtccctttttttttttcccgggcttcaatttccttatctttcatAAAGCAGAGGATTTAGAGATCAGGGgatgtggaagggaccttagagtccatctCGTTCAACAGGGTCTGTCAAAGGAGGTGATCCCTTCCCTGCCTCAGCCCAGGGTCAGCGCTACGGCCGAAGCAAGTGCCCAGGACACGCAGGGCTACCGGGGATTCTTTGTCCACCTGTGTCAGCCTCGgctctccccccaccacccacTTGGCAGGGTGTTGGGTGGGGAAGCTATGGATCACCATCAAAATGTAAATTACCACCGTCGCCATCGTCAACATCTGTATCTTCACCGCCCCGGACTACCAGGGCCTCCCCCATTCCGGACCACAGCTCTGCCAGAAACCTCCCTCGGCCTCAAAAGCCGCTCGGGGGgtggctccccacccccaccccaaatagaCAGGGAGGTGGAGGGAAGTCGCTGACCgctgaaggagagaaaggagacagtGTGGTGGTAACGGGGGAAGGGGGGCTTTGGGAGCACGGAccggggagagggggaaggggggagagaacgGGGTGGAGAGACCTGGAAtgagagtgagggggagggggtgggaaggggctGCATCTGGCCCGCCCCGCGGGGAGAAGGGCGAAGGCGAGCCGGACTTGTGCTGTCCCGTTCCGGCCTCCGTCCCCAGCCCCGGCCTCACCGTCTCCCCCGGCTCCATGCGGATCTTAAACGTCTGTTGCTGCAGCGTCTTCAAGGTGACGGTGACAGCCATGGCTGGGCCGGGcgggcggcggcagcggcagcttCCGTCCGTCCGGTCCGTCCCTCGCTCCGTCCGACGCGGCGGCCCCGGGACAGTAGACACACGGGAACATGCAACTCACGCCGCCGCCATCTTAGCGCCCTGAACCACGCCGGGAACTGCTTCCCGGTCATGCGCGCCTCATGACAAGACGAAGGAGGGAGAGGCGCGAGCGCGGCGACCCCGATCACGTGACAGGGGTCGATGaacggaaaaaaaaaagaattttctctcCCGGTCATGCGTGCTGAGGAAGCACCTCATCCCGGTCTCGCAGGCAGCACACCTTCTCCCCCCGCCCCTTCTCCCTCGGAGTTTGCGCGCTAGAGGCTTCTTGTATGGTGACGTCATTGCTTGGGGTGGCGTCATGTTGTCACAAAATGGCCCCAGGAGAGCGCCGTGTGATAGATTTAGAGCCGcaactctttcttttttgcagatgaggaagttgaggcccagagacgtttcagtgacttgtccaaagtcacacaggtagcaaatggaAGAACAGGTATTCCCACCCGGTGCTGTCACCTTTCAGCCTCATTTGTAATGGGTTGGAGGGGTGGGCGGAGCCAGCTTTTCTCTGGTACCGCATCTCCCCACTTCCCCATCCCCTACACCATCAAGGCCTTACCCTCCCAGCAAAGCCCATGTCCTATGCTTTCAAGAAAATTGCAGCCTAGCTTGGATCACCCCTCTACTTCGCATCCCCTAATACCAAGGCTCTCACTGACCCCGCTGTCCTTGGACGGATGGACGAatggatagagggagggagggagcatttATCAAGGGCCAGTTCTGCAAAGCagcagagctaaacagaaaaccAAGCCTCTCCTCGCCCTCTCGGAGTTCCCATCCCACACAGAGGAGGTTTCAGCTCAAAGTTGGATGGCCGGTCGGATCTCCCGCGAGGGTTGACTCCCTACATAGTGGCTTCAGGGCCTGAGCTGTCAATACACCTGGCCTGGCTTCAGGTGACCCTACACTTTCCAAGCTCTCTCCCACCTCTTAGCGAAACCTCTAGATTTTTGTCTTGtagtcacttaatatttgttgaattccaTTGAGAGACTTAATATCAAAGAATCTAGTTGGGGAAAAAATGTGATGgaatctctctcctcacctccaattGTTATaactcctagcttccttcaaagctcaggtgTACCACCTCCATGGgagttctcctcctcccccccacccccacccccagttgttAGTTCTCTCTAGAGatttcttgtatttacttatacagggatgtgctggtaaatctttaacaacatgttctgcaaaaaaaaaaatgtagcacacttttaagtttaattttattattttctccatcactgtaAGTCTAGAGCAGTCATATCAATAGAAATGGTGGGCACTGAACTGCGTAAGAATCCCTGCAGGAcacagtgacttagaaaaccacatattagtattatctatgttttgttgtatttttgtttattttgctaagtatttcccaattccattttaatctggttcaggccacactcagGAGCATTGTGGGCTGCAGGTTTAGTGTTTGGTACATCTGGTCTACATtataaccaacaaaacaataaataatgttTGCCAGTTTTCGAGGTATAAATGCAcatactgaaattttaacaatcagcttgaTTGGCTCAATAGTTGCAACACATTCTTGCTTATAAATGAACATGTATCCCCAatggaatgtaaacttcttgagagtcTCTAGTCTCTAGAACAgtatgttgttgctgctgctgagtTTTTTTAGTCTTGtcctactcttcctgaccccatttggggttttcttggcaaagatcctggagtggcttgccatttccttctccagctcattttgcgggtgaggaaactgaggcaaactggtgacttgcccagggtctagtaagtgaagccagatttgaactcagaaagatgagtcttcctaacttcaggccagacattctatcccctgtgccactttgtaagccttaataTTTGTCAGATTTCATTCTAGTTCATCTCTTTCTCATCCACCAGTTTGCTAAGTTCATTGAGTAAATGTGAATGAACAAACATTTTAATAAGCACATACTATTTGCCAAACATTgttctaagtactggggatacaaacacagtCCTGCTAGATTCTTGGAAGAGGAAACTACAGATGTAGGGGATTTGTGGCAAGGAAAGGAAACTTGGTTCTAGGAAGTACAATAAAGGTATGAGGCCATCAATTGTGACCACCACTAGTTTTCTCAAACACACAAATGAGAGTTCCTGACCCTAAGAGCAGGTATACGATACAGTAGTTAGGGGACTTGAATCTTTATTCTGCCGGGCCTCTGGGCGAATTTGGATGACCCTTCTCATCTCTGGGACATGGTTTGTTTGCTCATGTACAAAATGAAGGCTGAGAGTTGGGCCAGAGGACCTTAAATGACACAAAAAAGCAAGGAGGCTCAGAGACCCTCTCATCTACCCCTGGTCAGAGATCCCTATAATAACATTGCTAACAAGTGGTTCAAAGGCCCCTAGTGAAGAGCAACTCACCACTGCTTTGAGACAGTTCTATTTGTCAGGAAGTAACTTGCATCCAGTGATCTTAATTCTGGGCCCAGGGGCCAAGCTTAACAAGCCCTCTCCTTCTTGAAGGCAACATATGCCTCACCTCATCTGTCTCCTTACCTAAGCTAAACAACCATAGTTTCTTCCCCCAATCTTCATGTGGTCTTGAGGATCCTCATTTGTTGACCTGGATATGGCGGCAcctctttgggcagctaggtggcacagtagatacagagAGTTGGGCgtggaggcagaaagacttgagttcaaattctacctcagactcTGTCCagccagtcacttaatctgttgATGTCAGTTACCCCATGTGTAAatcgcacctacctcccagggttgttgaccAAATgtcctcagcacagtgcctggaacatagtaagcactatataaatggtagctattattctCCTTTGGAGACCTTATCTGCCAGATCAAACTATCATTCCTAGGTCTGTTTCTGGACTTTGACTAGTCCCCAATGCTCCCTGCATAACTTACAGCCCAATAGTTGATTCAAACCCCAGCCCAGTATCAAATTCTCCCAACTTCCCAGTCGTGACGATGCCCACACCCTCCTTAGGATCCTCATTCAGAGACTCACCCGCAGTATAGTTCCACTTTCATTTCCTCTATTCAAGAGACCTAATGCCTGCTATGCACAAAGCAATCTATTTGGGGCCTTTGTGATAGAAACAGCTACAATCAGGGGCTCTCAACTTCAAGGTCTAACACTATCTAAAATGATCACAACACAAGCTAAAAAAGTCCTCATCACATCATTCTGGCAAGAAAAAAGCtgccctttgacacagcaatcaCTGGAATGTATGGTCCAACACCCACCCCACTAACTGATCAAGAGGGAAAAAGACCCAcgtgtattaaaaaaaattctagaagcaCTTTTTATTgtgacaaaaaactggaaataaagtgggtACCCGTTATTTGGGGATGACAGTTTCTGCAAACGACTGACTCAGGAAAAAAACTAGAAACCTGTACGCAATA from Trichosurus vulpecula isolate mTriVul1 chromosome 1, mTriVul1.pri, whole genome shotgun sequence includes:
- the RAD23A gene encoding UV excision repair protein RAD23 homolog A gives rise to the protein MAVTVTLKTLQQQTFKIRMEPGETVKVLKEKIEAEKGRDAFPVSGQKLIYAGKILSDDVPIRDYKIDEKNFVVVMVTKAKAGLATSAPPEPSAPAAAANTSEPSTPAPPAPAIVAMPLPPPASSEEKKPTEESAAATPPEAGPGSLPSSGSSGQEEDAASTLVTGSEYETMLTEIMSMGYERERVVAALRASYNNPHRAVEYLLTGIPGSPEPESGPVQESQAPEQPAPEGGENPLEFLRDQPQFQNMRQVIQQNPALLPALLQQLGQENPQLLQQISRHQEQFIQMLNEPTGELADMSDVEGEVGAIGEESPQMNYIQVTPQEKEAIERLKALGFPESLVIQAYFACEKNENLAANFLLSQNFDDE